AAGCCCGGCAGCAGCACGAGGTAGAAGAGCAGCGCCTTGGGATTGAGCAGATTGGCTACGAGCCCGAGCAGCACCAGGCGCGGCGCCTCTGCGTCCGTGGCCGCCGGAGCGGGTGCGGGACGCAGGGCTTCCGCCGCCAGCACCAGAAGGTACAGGACCCCGCCCCAGCGCAGCAGATGCAGGACGACGGGTGAGGCGAGGAGACCCCGCGTGAGCCCGAAAACCGCGAGGACGAGATATACCGACAGGCCCAAGGTCACGCCGACGACGGTCAGGGCGCCGGCGACCCGACCCCGGCTCGCCGCCACCACGGCGAGGTAGCCCATATTGGGACCGGGGGTGAGCTCGACGAGGGCCATGGCCAGCAGGAAGGCGGGCAGGACCGCGGGATCGACCTGCCATGCGGCGGTCACGGTCAATGGAGCGTCAGCCAGGGCAGGGCGCAGTCTGCGATGAGATCGCGCGTGACGCCGCCGAAGATCCGCTCCCGGGCCTCTCCGTGCCCATAGGCGCCGCTGACCAGAATCTGGGCGTCCAGGTGCTGCGCCGCGCGGGTCAGGCCCATGGCGGTCGCCGGTCCGTCCAGATGCCGGATCTCGGCGAATACGCCGTGGTCGCAGAGCTGGGCCGTCACGTCCTCCAGGTCCGTCGCCGGCGCCGCCTTGCCCATGCCGATGATCAAGGCCTGGTCAGCCAGACGCAGGACCGGCAAGGCGGCCGCGACGGCGATCCGGCCCTCCCGGGTGTTGCGATAGGCCAGGGCGACGCGACGTACGGGAGCGGCCGTCCAAGCGCGCGGAAGCACCAGCACGGGGCGGCCCGCTGACAGGATCAGACGGGCGAGATCGAGGTCGGCCTGCGGCTTCCGGCCGGGGCGCGAGACGATCACCAGGTCGCCGCGCGCGGCCTGATCGAGGACGAACCCGGTCGGATCTGCGACCACCCGACTGCGCCAGTCGAGGCGGACGCCCCGAACGCCAGGAACGAGTGTCTCCCGCATCGCCAGAAGGGCGTCCTCGGCCTCGCGCGCCCGCAACATCAGGCCCCCCGGGCCGACAGGGACGCCGTGACCCGGCGGGATCACCTCGGACGCCACAACGGCCGTGACGGTTTCAGCGCCCAGACTGGCGGCGAGGGCGACGAGGTCATCGAACCGCGCTGCGTCCTCGCGGGCGTCTAGGACCAGGACGGCGGACCGATAGGCCATCTCAATGCGCCAGCAGGAGGGAGGGGCCGTTGACGGCGTCGAGCAGTGTGCGCGTGGCGCCGCCGAACACGGCTTCGCGCAGCCGGGTATGACCCCAGGCTCCGGCGACGATCAGGCCCGCCTTGAGGCGCGAGGCGGCCTGAACGAGCGCTGTCCCTTCGGGGCCGTCCTCGATCCTCTCGGTCGAGAGCGCGCCGGCAGCGTGGGCGGACATATAAGCCTCCAGCGGTTCGAAGGCGGGATCGGCGGCCTCGATGTCCAGCCCAACGCGGCACTGGACGGCCGTCGTCCCGGCGGCCATGGCGAGCAGTGGCAGGGCCTGCCGTACGGCGCGCCCGGCTTCCGCGCTGCCGTCCCACGCGATGACGGCATGGTCCCCGAGCGTTTCGGGATCGCTCCGGGCGATGAGCACCGGGGAGCACTGCTGGAGAAGTATCTGGGCGAAGGCGTCAGGCGCGGCCGGAGCCGAGGTCAGGCTGTCCTGGCTCAGAACCGCCAGGTCGGCGAGGGTCAGCGCATGACACAGGGCGATCTCTGGCCGCGTCGCAAGCGCGCGCAGCTCCATGCGGGGCAAACCTTCCCCTTCGCCGTAGACGAGATCGGCCGCATTGCAGACACGGCGACACAGGGCGTCGAGCGCGTCCGTCTGACGTTTCTGGTCGGCCAGGATCGCCGCCTGGGTTTCGGCCGGCAGGGTCGTGCCGAGCAGCATGCCGTAGCTGATCAGGTCCAGCGAAGGGTTCGGCGCGAAGAGGACCACTTCGACCCGGGCCTTGTGGGTGACGGCCAGATTGGCCGCGAAGGCCAGGGTGCGTTCGTCTCCAGCATGATCGAAGACGACGGCGATAATGGTCTTGAAGCTCATGGTGGCTCTCCCGAAGGACTGCGGTGCGGAGGAGCGGCGCCGCGATACGGGAGAAGAGCGCCGTTTGCCGCCGATGCGCCTTGATCCAGATCAGAAGGAGCAGATCGTCAGGACGCCGGTGGCCGCAAGGGTCTTTCGGCCGGGGCCGCGGCTCCGGAAGGCGCCCAGACGGTCAGATCACGTCTGTGATTTGCGGCGCGGATCCAGAAGACGAATATTCACTGGCGTGGCCCAGCCGGAAACTCAGGGTCTGGCTTCGGCCGCCGGTGACGCCGGTCGGCGAGATGATTTCCGGCCTGAGCCGAACGATCGCGATGGAATCCGCGACCGGTCCGAATACATGGATGTCGGGATAGCGGTCGAACACCCTGCGGTTCAGGCGATCGATCAGGGCGGGGTCGGTGACCTCAGCGGCCCAAACGGCCATCGTCACGCCCACGGCGTCCCCATGGCCGGCTTCGCTGCGGATCGCGACGGCCGCGCGAGGATCGGCCCTCAGGTTGGCCAGCTTCTGACTGTTTCGCGCCGTCGCGAAATAGAGGTTCAGGCCTTCGTTGACGTAGCCGACCGTCGTGACCTGGGGCCAGCCGTCCGGACGATTGACGGCCAGGGACATCAGGCGTTCGGCGTCCATCAGGGCGACGACCGCCTCGACCGCATGGCCGTGCATCGGGGGGAGATCGTCTGGATTAACCATGGTCTGGCTCCCTGTGGGGCGATCGACCGATCCGCTACGTCTGCGTCGATCGGCGTCGGGCAACCCTGCTGCGGATTGGGCGCCCCCGCCTTGATCCAGAGCAAATCCACACAGCGGCTCGTGACTCTACGCCTCGCCCTCGGCCAGGCGCCTGAGACGGTCAGGCTGGACGATGGTCAGATCCGTCATCGTGCTGAAGCGGATCACCGCCGTCGATTTGAGACGGGTGAGAACGCGGCTTACGGTCTCAATGGTGAGGCCGAGATAGTCGGCGATCTCGGACCGGGTCATGGGCAGATGGACGTGGTCCGCCGGAATTTGCCCCGACCGGTCACGGGCAGGCAGGTCGAGCAGGAAGCTGGCCAATCGCTCCAGGGCGGTCTTCCGCCCCAGGAGCAGCATCTGGTTCTGGGCGGCTGCGAGCTCGTCGTTCGCCCGGTCCAGAAGCGCGGCCTCCAGAGCCGGCGTCTCATGGATCAGGGCGCGGTAGTCAGACTTTCTGAAGCGGCAGGCGGTGGCGGGCGTGATCGCCTCGGCGGAGAAGACATAGCTCT
The genomic region above belongs to Brevundimonas goettingensis and contains:
- a CDS encoding LysE family translocator yields the protein MTAAWQVDPAVLPAFLLAMALVELTPGPNMGYLAVVAASRGRVAGALTVVGVTLGLSVYLVLAVFGLTRGLLASPVVLHLLRWGGVLYLLVLAAEALRPAPAPAATDAEAPRLVLLGLVANLLNPKALLFYLVLLPGFVRPGFASPGMQLLILGLAHIAISIVVHLSIVSGAARLGREWPADRQRLLRSLSAAGLAAVALWLAVSG
- a CDS encoding universal stress protein, which produces MAYRSAVLVLDAREDAARFDDLVALAASLGAETVTAVVASEVIPPGHGVPVGPGGLMLRAREAEDALLAMRETLVPGVRGVRLDWRSRVVADPTGFVLDQAARGDLVIVSRPGRKPQADLDLARLILSAGRPVLVLPRAWTAAPVRRVALAYRNTREGRIAVAAALPVLRLADQALIIGMGKAAPATDLEDVTAQLCDHGVFAEIRHLDGPATAMGLTRAAQHLDAQILVSGAYGHGEARERIFGGVTRDLIADCALPWLTLH
- a CDS encoding universal stress protein; this encodes MSFKTIIAVVFDHAGDERTLAFAANLAVTHKARVEVVLFAPNPSLDLISYGMLLGTTLPAETQAAILADQKRQTDALDALCRRVCNAADLVYGEGEGLPRMELRALATRPEIALCHALTLADLAVLSQDSLTSAPAAPDAFAQILLQQCSPVLIARSDPETLGDHAVIAWDGSAEAGRAVRQALPLLAMAAGTTAVQCRVGLDIEAADPAFEPLEAYMSAHAAGALSTERIEDGPEGTALVQAASRLKAGLIVAGAWGHTRLREAVFGGATRTLLDAVNGPSLLLAH
- a CDS encoding pyridoxamine 5'-phosphate oxidase family protein produces the protein MVNPDDLPPMHGHAVEAVVALMDAERLMSLAVNRPDGWPQVTTVGYVNEGLNLYFATARNSQKLANLRADPRAAVAIRSEAGHGDAVGVTMAVWAAEVTDPALIDRLNRRVFDRYPDIHVFGPVADSIAIVRLRPEIISPTGVTGGRSQTLSFRLGHASEYSSSGSAPQITDVI
- a CDS encoding Crp/Fnr family transcriptional regulator, with translation MLELKALPAGCAQRRRGNACDDCGARAVSVCASMAEAELGRLDALADHLDLKAGDVMIREGDPALHAFNVTSGAIRVFKLLPDGRRQITGFLFAGDFLGLATGESYVFSAEAITPATACRFRKSDYRALIHETPALEAALLDRANDELAAAQNQMLLLGRKTALERLASFLLDLPARDRSGQIPADHVHLPMTRSEIADYLGLTIETVSRVLTRLKSTAVIRFSTMTDLTIVQPDRLRRLAEGEA